GCAAGGTAAACAGGGAAAGATTGATTTAAGACAATTGTTTTAAATCAATCTTCTTTACAATGGAAGGTAAATTAGTTTATTTTTCTAAACGTTTACTCATAATTATGTCTATTTGACGATCATCCCCCATGTAAAAAGCATGTTTTCCCTCTGCGCTAAAACCCAATTTTTCATAAAATTGAATAGCGTTTTTATTTTGTTCCCAGACACCTAACCATATTTTTTCTACATGTGTTTCTTTTGCGATTTTTAATGCTTGGGTAAATAATTCCTTTCCTAATCCCTTTTTTTGATATGCTTTTAATAGATAGATGCGTTCTATTTCAATAGTTTTTCCTAGTATTTCTTCTGTTTGAGCTTCTTCTAGATTTAATTTTAAATATCCGGCGATTGCTTCTTGGTCATAAATAAAGTAAAAATAGGAATGC
The nucleotide sequence above comes from Listeria ivanovii subsp. londoniensis. Encoded proteins:
- a CDS encoding GNAT family N-acetyltransferase produces the protein MIRLCTITDLEPLLEISYKTFDETFRAQNKPENIDTYLKTTFTLEKLRKELDNPHSYFYFIYDQEAIAGYLKLNLEEAQTEEILGKTIEIERIYLLKAYQKKGLGKELFTQALKIAKETHVEKIWLGVWEQNKNAIQFYEKLGFSAEGKHAFYMGDDRQIDIIMSKRLEK